Proteins encoded within one genomic window of Solea senegalensis isolate Sse05_10M linkage group LG11, IFAPA_SoseM_1, whole genome shotgun sequence:
- the fam3a gene encoding protein FAM3A encodes MRLTGPLRVLAVLLLVGLTWLVGSALFGGESKSSVLQFFLGKRDTSAEPTTGEPRPRSYKCGLSAPCPPKHLAFRLVSGAANVIGPKICLDDKMLLSSVKNNVGRGLNIVLVNGVTGELIDIKSFDMWAGDVSELLKFLRLLHEGTLVMVASFDDPATKLNEEARHLFEELGSTAVKDLAFRDSWVFVGAKGIENKSPFEQRMKNNKLSNKYEGWPESLEMDGCIPLRPPGVSPGEQDDC; translated from the exons ATGAGATTAACCG GCCCCCTCAGGGTTTTAGCTGTGCTGCTGTTGGTGGGGCTCACATGGCTGGTGGGAAGTGCATTGTTTGGAGGCGAGAGCAAGTCATCTGTTTTGCAATTCTTCCTTGGAAAAAGAG ATACGAGTGCAGAACCAACCACAG GTGAACCTCGCCCTCGAAGCTATAAATGTGGACTTTCAGCCCCCTGCCCTCCAAAACATTTGGCTTTCCGCCTGGTGTCTGGTGCTGCCAATGTCATCGGCCCCAAAATCTGCCTGGATGACAAGAT GTTATTGAGCAGTGTGAAGAACAATGTTGGCAGAGGCCTAAACATAGTTCTGGTAAATG GTGTAACAGGAGAGCTCATAGATATAAAGTCCTTCGATATGTGGGCTGGAG ATGTGTCGGAACTGTTGAAGTTTCTTCGATTGCTCCACGAGGGAACGCTTGTGATGGTGGCTTCCTTTGATGATCCAGCCACAAA GCTGAATGAAGAGGCTCGACATCTGTTTGAGGAGCTTGGGAGCACTGCTGTGAAAGATCTGGCCTTTAGAGACAGCTGGGTGTTTGTCGGAGCCAAGGGCATCGAGAATAAGAGTCCCTTTGAACAG CGTATGAAGAACAATAAGCTCAGCAACAAGTATGAAGGTTGGCCTGAGTCTTTGGAGATGGACGGCTGCATTCCCCTCCGACCCCCTGGAGTATCACCAGGGGAACAAGATGACTGTTAA